Proteins encoded within one genomic window of Acinetobacter sp. YWS30-1:
- a CDS encoding DNA-binding response regulator, whose translation MASFLPAPVLLVQPYPPPLSSNLDLALLQLGYQPDMLSYTDHLSAQSHIEQYLPNLVLYEIHEKAQLKNLNVIQARIQIPHLIIVLADDSLEMIDLFLSSGVDRYLIASHPVSKIVASLKIILRGGSYLHPELARYLVSQETKIHLLNQTEVQMLKYFSQDLTLAEIQNRLSLHDYQIYAAIRRIYQKLVKPLTGFQT comes from the coding sequence TTGGCCTCATTTTTGCCCGCACCCGTATTATTGGTGCAACCTTATCCCCCCCCGCTCTCTTCCAATCTTGATCTTGCATTGCTACAGCTCGGTTATCAACCGGATATGCTGTCCTATACCGATCATCTGTCTGCTCAATCCCATATTGAACAGTATCTTCCCAATCTCGTGTTATATGAGATTCATGAGAAAGCACAACTTAAGAATCTTAATGTAATTCAAGCACGAATCCAGATTCCTCATCTGATTATAGTTTTAGCTGATGATTCACTTGAAATGATCGATTTATTCTTGTCATCTGGCGTGGATCGATATCTGATTGCTTCGCATCCTGTTTCGAAAATAGTGGCAAGCCTGAAAATCATTCTACGTGGCGGTTCCTATTTACATCCTGAATTAGCCCGTTATTTAGTGAGTCAGGAAACAAAGATACATCTTTTAAATCAGACTGAAGTACAGATGTTAAAGTATTTCAGCCAAGACCTGACTTTGGCCGAAATTCAAAACAGATTAAGTCTGCACGATTACCAGATTTATGCTGCTATTCGCAGAATCTATCAAAAGCTCGTGAAGCCATTAACTGGTTTCCAAACCTAA
- the oxyR gene encoding LysR family transcriptional regulator OxyR → MAALPSLRQLSYLVTLSETLHFTEAARRSFVTQSTLSGGIMELERLLGGVLVERDRQNVRLTPLGEQVVARARVLLADAQDLMRLSREMSEPLTGDLHLGVIPTIAPFILSQFLDEVHQQLPKIQLHLHEAQSEKIVEKLEHGNLDMVVLALPFDTRSLKVAEIAKENLYLVHHKSDQNAAQAKSLEDLDLSRLMLLEEGHCLRDHALSACPIGERKNDHRLKASSLPTLIEMVSADLGFTLLPEIALHTNMIKANPDLRINPINAAPSRTLALVTRKSTPLQSEFDVLLQILQKITAHDAA, encoded by the coding sequence ATGGCTGCATTACCATCCCTAAGACAGCTGTCATACCTCGTAACACTGTCTGAGACGCTGCATTTTACAGAAGCTGCTCGCCGCTCATTTGTTACCCAGTCAACTTTGTCTGGCGGTATTATGGAGCTGGAGCGTTTACTCGGTGGCGTTCTTGTTGAACGCGATCGCCAGAATGTACGTTTAACGCCGCTTGGTGAACAAGTGGTTGCACGTGCCCGTGTTCTACTGGCTGATGCTCAGGACTTAATGCGTTTAAGTCGTGAAATGAGTGAACCATTAACCGGTGATCTGCATCTTGGCGTTATTCCAACCATTGCCCCTTTCATCCTGTCGCAATTTCTGGATGAAGTGCATCAGCAGCTACCGAAAATCCAGCTACATTTACATGAAGCTCAAAGTGAGAAAATTGTAGAGAAACTGGAGCATGGTAATCTGGATATGGTGGTGCTAGCGCTGCCTTTCGATACCCGTAGCCTGAAAGTTGCTGAAATTGCCAAAGAGAATCTGTATCTGGTGCATCACAAATCTGACCAGAATGCAGCTCAAGCCAAATCTCTGGAAGATCTGGATCTGTCTCGCCTGATGCTTCTGGAAGAAGGACACTGCTTGCGTGATCATGCATTGAGTGCCTGCCCGATTGGTGAGCGCAAAAATGATCATCGCCTGAAAGCGAGTTCATTACCGACGTTGATCGAAATGGTGTCTGCTGATCTTGGTTTTACCCTGTTGCCAGAAATTGCGCTGCATACCAATATGATCAAAGCCAATCCGGATCTGCGTATTAATCCAATTAATGCTGCACCAAGCCGTACTCTGGCGTTGGTCACTCGTAAGAGCACACCGTTACAAAGCGAGTTCGATGTGTTATTACAAATTTTGCAAAAAATTACTGCCCATGATGCAGCTTAA
- the estB gene encoding esterase EstB, which translates to MHSALQFNHSPYTAFMRETKADLGNGIELHVEVGGNPEHPTILLIMGLGAQMLYWPDFFCKSLIDQGYHLVRFDNRDIGLSSKIHHKGPRLNTLKMMSRFVLGLGNQGAPYTLYDMADDVHLLIEKMGLGQVYVLGASMGGMIAQILAARYPDKVKKMGLLFTSNNQPLLPPPFPKQLFSLIDKPASTDEDGIVDHSLKLFNIIGSPGYVNHLEAIQTARKLYKRSYHPAGVLQQFLAILCTGSLLQLDKQIQQETLVVHGARDRLLPPSHGKAVAKAISGAKFELIDGMGHDIPPHFIPYLSELFADHFKS; encoded by the coding sequence ATGCACAGTGCCCTGCAGTTCAATCATTCTCCGTATACAGCTTTCATGCGTGAAACCAAGGCCGATCTTGGCAATGGCATCGAATTGCACGTGGAAGTCGGAGGAAATCCTGAACACCCGACCATTCTGCTGATTATGGGGCTTGGGGCACAGATGCTGTACTGGCCGGACTTCTTCTGTAAATCCCTCATTGATCAGGGCTATCATCTGGTGCGTTTTGACAACCGGGATATTGGTTTATCTTCCAAAATTCACCATAAAGGGCCTCGCTTAAACACTTTAAAAATGATGAGCCGTTTTGTACTGGGTTTAGGCAATCAGGGCGCGCCTTATACGCTGTACGATATGGCAGATGATGTACATCTTCTGATTGAAAAAATGGGACTGGGTCAGGTCTATGTGCTCGGTGCCTCTATGGGCGGCATGATTGCCCAGATTCTGGCCGCACGTTATCCTGACAAAGTTAAAAAAATGGGTTTACTGTTTACCAGTAATAACCAGCCACTGTTACCTCCGCCTTTTCCAAAGCAACTCTTTAGTTTAATTGACAAACCCGCTTCCACAGATGAAGATGGCATTGTCGATCATAGCTTGAAGCTGTTTAATATTATTGGCTCGCCGGGTTATGTGAATCATCTGGAAGCGATTCAGACCGCCCGTAAGTTATATAAGCGAAGTTACCATCCAGCGGGTGTACTTCAACAGTTTTTAGCAATATTATGTACGGGTTCATTGCTGCAACTGGACAAGCAAATCCAACAAGAGACCCTGGTGGTTCATGGTGCTCGTGACAGATTGCTGCCTCCTAGTCATGGTAAGGCTGTTGCAAAAGCAATTTCAGGGGCTAAATTTGAATTAATTGATGGAATGGGGCATGATATCCCTCCGCATTTTATTCCATATCTTAGCGAATTATTTGCTGATCATTTTAAATCATAA
- the rubB gene encoding rubredoxin reductase RubB: MHPIVIIGSGMAGYAVAREFRKLNPDHELVMICADDATNYAKPTLSNALAGNKAPEHIPLGDAEKMSAQLKMRIEKNTWVKVIHPEQHQLTLEKDGQESTQDYSKLVLAVGANPVRLAIAGDASDDIHMVNNLTDYKAFRHNLAAREDKRVVILGAGLIGCEFANDLQHTNHQVTVIDLAPQPLGRLLPAHVADAFQQNLEETGIHFVLGTTVEKVSKVENGNYLVTLANGQSVVADVVLSAVGLQPNISVAKEADIHTSRGILTNTKLETNQPDIYAVGDCAEVNGMLLPYVMPIMQQARALSKTLNGEHTAVHYPAMPVAVKTPAAPLTVLPAPVDVEVTWENEEFDDGMLAKAFDASGTLRGFVLLGATAAKQRLALTKQVPDLIPATV, translated from the coding sequence ATGCATCCTATCGTCATCATTGGTTCGGGCATGGCGGGTTATGCTGTTGCCCGTGAGTTTCGCAAACTCAACCCAGACCATGAACTTGTCATGATTTGTGCTGATGATGCGACTAATTATGCAAAACCTACGCTTTCTAATGCTTTAGCAGGAAACAAAGCGCCAGAACACATCCCTTTGGGTGATGCAGAAAAAATGTCAGCACAGCTGAAAATGCGCATCGAAAAAAACACCTGGGTCAAAGTGATTCATCCTGAACAACATCAGCTAACTTTAGAAAAAGACGGTCAGGAAAGCACACAGGATTATTCTAAACTGGTGCTAGCTGTAGGTGCCAATCCAGTACGCCTAGCCATTGCCGGTGATGCCAGCGACGATATTCATATGGTGAATAACCTGACTGACTATAAAGCTTTCCGTCATAATCTGGCAGCACGTGAGGATAAACGCGTGGTGATTCTAGGCGCAGGCCTGATCGGCTGTGAATTTGCCAATGACTTGCAGCATACCAATCATCAGGTCACCGTGATTGATCTGGCACCCCAGCCTTTAGGTCGCTTATTACCAGCTCATGTCGCAGATGCTTTCCAGCAAAATCTTGAAGAGACGGGTATTCATTTTGTATTAGGGACAACAGTTGAAAAAGTCTCTAAAGTTGAAAATGGTAATTATCTGGTCACACTTGCCAATGGTCAGTCAGTTGTTGCTGATGTGGTGCTGTCTGCTGTGGGCTTACAACCGAATATTTCTGTCGCAAAAGAAGCCGATATTCATACCAGTCGCGGGATTCTGACCAATACAAAACTAGAAACCAATCAACCGGATATTTATGCAGTAGGCGACTGTGCGGAAGTAAATGGAATGCTTTTGCCATATGTCATGCCAATCATGCAGCAGGCCCGCGCCCTGTCTAAAACATTGAATGGCGAACATACTGCAGTCCATTATCCAGCAATGCCTGTTGCGGTAAAAACGCCAGCTGCGCCATTGACTGTCCTTCCTGCTCCGGTTGATGTCGAAGTAACTTGGGAAAATGAAGAGTTTGATGACGGTATGCTGGCCAAAGCCTTTGATGCCAGCGGTACTTTGCGTGGATTTGTCCTGCTTGGTGCCACTGCTGCCAAACAACGCCTGGCATTGACCAAGCAGGTTCCTGACTTGATTCCAGCTACAGTTTAG
- the rubA gene encoding rubredoxin RubA, whose protein sequence is MKKYQCIVCGWIYDEAEGWPQDGIVPGTKWEDIPDDWTCPDCGVSKVDFEMIEI, encoded by the coding sequence ATGAAAAAATATCAATGCATCGTTTGTGGATGGATTTATGACGAGGCAGAAGGTTGGCCTCAGGACGGAATCGTTCCTGGAACCAAATGGGAAGATATTCCTGATGACTGGACTTGTCCGGATTGTGGTGTTTCTAAAGTCGATTTTGAAATGATTGAAATCTAA
- a CDS encoding adenine phosphoribosyltransferase — MSNLSTSLWSHIRTVQNFPKPGICFFDLTPLFMNNLGPLTDALIASIPEEKLAEVDSFVAVEARGFVLASLLAQRTGKGLLLVRKAGKLPPPVVGVGYSLEYGLDRLEMSAEVQGQKVIIVDDVLATGGTLKAVHELAEKCQHQVLGASIFLDLPDLHGELGLDIWSVLDDKSQPEAAVA; from the coding sequence ATGAGCAATTTGTCTACTTCTCTGTGGTCTCACATTCGTACTGTCCAGAATTTCCCAAAACCAGGCATTTGTTTCTTCGATTTGACTCCATTATTCATGAATAATCTAGGGCCATTAACTGATGCTTTGATTGCCAGCATTCCTGAAGAAAAGCTTGCTGAAGTAGACAGCTTTGTGGCAGTGGAAGCACGTGGTTTTGTGCTGGCAAGTCTGTTGGCGCAGCGTACTGGCAAAGGCTTATTGCTGGTTCGTAAAGCAGGTAAATTGCCGCCTCCAGTGGTAGGTGTAGGTTATAGCCTTGAATATGGCCTGGACCGTCTGGAAATGTCTGCAGAGGTTCAGGGACAAAAAGTAATTATTGTGGATGATGTACTGGCAACTGGTGGTACATTGAAAGCAGTTCATGAATTGGCTGAGAAATGTCAGCATCAGGTTCTAGGTGCGAGCATCTTCCTTGATCTGCCAGATTTACACGGTGAATTAGGCTTGGACATCTGGTCAGTACTTGACGATAAATCTCAGCCTGAAGCTGCAGTTGCTTAA
- a CDS encoding YqiA/YcfP family alpha/beta fold hydrolase — protein MSKILFFHGLDSSKQSTKFHAIDAMHKYCIDVDYRNLSYQSVADFYHEMVETIKPDILVGHSLGGYWALKMSQAHQIPCVIANPSLQPNFRDDYPAICDSDLQHDIPQMAYLELGDEILDMHAAQAQLEDYMQIHAIEGGHHRLEHPEQINDLIQEIEYHFIRQ, from the coding sequence ATGTCTAAAATATTGTTTTTTCATGGCTTGGATTCGTCAAAACAGTCCACGAAATTTCATGCAATTGATGCAATGCATAAATATTGTATAGATGTGGATTATCGCAATCTGAGCTACCAGTCGGTAGCCGATTTCTACCACGAAATGGTTGAAACCATTAAACCGGATATTCTGGTCGGACACAGTCTGGGCGGTTATTGGGCGCTAAAAATGTCACAAGCTCATCAGATCCCTTGTGTGATCGCGAATCCTAGCTTGCAACCGAATTTCCGCGATGATTATCCTGCGATTTGTGACAGTGATTTGCAGCATGATATTCCGCAAATGGCCTATCTGGAATTAGGTGATGAAATTCTGGATATGCATGCGGCACAAGCTCAGCTTGAAGACTATATGCAAATTCATGCCATTGAAGGTGGTCATCATCGTCTGGAACATCCCGAACAGATTAACGACCTGATTCAGGAAATTGAATATCATTTTATCCGGCAATAA
- the lysS gene encoding lysine--tRNA ligase — protein sequence MTQNNAQSTSEQIISENDLIAQRHAKLKQIQDHAKETGVSPWPNTFKREHYAQDLQDQFADKSKEEIEAGEHVHVKVAGRVMLNRGSFIVIQDMTGRIQLYVPRKELEPEVLATIKGLDLGDIIAVEGYIGRSGKGDLYVHIEHFELLTKSLRPLPDKFHGLTDTEVKYRKRYLDLIVNEETRKTFEVRAKVVAGIRSFLNDKRFMEVETPMMHVIPGGASARPFETHHNALDMPLFLRIAPELYLKRLVVGGFERVFEINRNFRNEGVSTRHNPEFTMIEFYQAYADYKDLMELTEQMLEKLAIDILGTTDVPYGDEVFSFKGPFKKISMFDAILEHNPQFTPENVNDREFLAKFIQEELKEQVKPGFGLGKLQTIVFEETVETQLRQPTFVTEYPAETSPLARRNDQNPHITDRFEFFIGGRELANGFSELNDPIDQAERFQAQVAEKDAGDDEAMHYDADFIEALEYGLPPTAGEGIGIDRLVMIFANAPSIRDVILFPHMRHKH from the coding sequence ATGACGCAAAATAACGCTCAATCGACTTCTGAACAAATCATTTCCGAAAACGATTTAATTGCACAGCGTCATGCCAAGTTAAAGCAGATTCAAGACCACGCAAAAGAAACTGGTGTTAGCCCATGGCCAAACACATTTAAACGTGAACATTATGCGCAAGATTTACAAGACCAGTTTGCTGATAAATCTAAAGAAGAAATTGAAGCTGGCGAACACGTTCATGTAAAAGTAGCAGGTCGTGTGATGTTGAACCGCGGTTCATTCATCGTGATTCAGGATATGACCGGTCGTATTCAGCTTTATGTTCCACGTAAAGAACTTGAGCCAGAAGTACTTGCAACGATCAAAGGCCTGGATCTGGGCGATATCATTGCAGTTGAAGGTTATATCGGTCGTTCTGGTAAAGGTGACCTGTATGTTCATATCGAACATTTTGAATTACTGACAAAATCATTACGTCCACTTCCAGACAAGTTCCATGGTTTGACTGATACTGAAGTGAAGTATCGTAAGCGTTATCTTGATCTGATCGTAAATGAAGAAACCCGTAAAACTTTTGAAGTTCGTGCCAAAGTTGTTGCCGGTATTCGTAGCTTCCTGAACGACAAACGTTTTATGGAAGTTGAAACCCCGATGATGCACGTAATTCCTGGTGGAGCATCTGCGCGTCCATTTGAAACGCATCATAATGCACTGGATATGCCGTTGTTCCTGCGTATTGCACCTGAGCTTTATTTGAAACGTCTGGTTGTGGGTGGTTTCGAGCGCGTATTCGAAATTAACCGTAACTTCCGTAATGAAGGTGTTTCTACTCGTCATAACCCTGAATTCACTATGATCGAATTCTACCAGGCGTATGCAGATTACAAAGACCTGATGGAATTGACAGAGCAAATGCTGGAAAAACTGGCAATTGATATTCTGGGTACCACTGATGTGCCTTATGGCGATGAAGTCTTTAGCTTCAAAGGACCATTTAAAAAGATCTCAATGTTTGACGCCATTCTTGAGCACAATCCACAGTTCACTCCAGAAAATGTCAATGACCGTGAGTTCCTGGCGAAATTCATTCAGGAAGAACTGAAAGAACAGGTAAAACCAGGTTTTGGTCTGGGTAAACTGCAAACAATCGTATTTGAAGAAACGGTAGAAACTCAACTACGTCAGCCTACATTCGTGACTGAATATCCAGCGGAAACTTCTCCACTAGCTCGCCGTAATGATCAAAATCCGCATATTACAGACCGTTTTGAATTCTTTATCGGTGGTCGTGAACTGGCAAATGGCTTCTCAGAATTAAATGACCCGATTGATCAGGCTGAACGCTTCCAGGCACAGGTTGCTGAGAAAGATGCGGGTGATGATGAAGCAATGCACTATGATGCTGACTTCATTGAAGCTCTGGAATATGGTCTGCCTCCTACAGCAGGTGAAGGGATCGGTATTGACCGTCTGGTGATGATCTTTGCGAATGCACCAAGTATCCGTGATGTAATCTTATTCCCGCATATGCGTCATAAACACTAA
- a CDS encoding capsule assembly Wzi family protein: MFLKKPLLSVLLTTLSLPVFAQGLVLNDANLRTDLNWLNQQGVIQISTSTWPLSGDEIQRALSNAQVSNKVQQRVIDSVLAKLTADNQQLKVGLFAESDPKDIPQAFGDQQKAQFQAALEFNAGGENWDAKLRVNAEKDRQIENDQDVNLEGSYLAGKLWNQWLIAGQIPTYWGPGHDGSLIRGDASRPVYGFMAQRAEQTAFETKWLSWIGPWQYQAFAGQLDDYTAVPDAKLIGLRVTAQPLSYLELGASRAIQWGGEGRPESLSSLWDAFVGNKDNGGTGEPDPSNQIAGFDARLNLFPLTQVPMGFYGQYVGEDEAGGLPAKKMYLAGIDYSSTVRNMPYQLYTEWADTRTNGKVRGISYNHTNYTDGFYQHGYPLAHALGGDAQMVSVGGDIRFDPMNRLSGRVLFAEVNQSERASVNNAAFAFDDEIKALDVTWSHYIRPEMPLKINAWISDSDVNGQDGGASIGIEIPLEKGLFKY, translated from the coding sequence ATGTTTCTAAAAAAACCATTATTAAGTGTACTTCTTACGACACTTTCACTTCCTGTTTTTGCTCAAGGGCTGGTTCTGAATGATGCAAATCTTCGTACTGACTTGAACTGGTTAAACCAGCAAGGGGTGATCCAGATCAGTACCTCGACCTGGCCGCTCAGTGGTGATGAAATTCAACGTGCTCTATCCAATGCACAAGTGAGTAACAAAGTACAACAACGTGTTATTGATTCAGTTCTGGCAAAATTAACAGCAGACAATCAGCAGCTCAAAGTAGGCTTATTTGCGGAAAGTGATCCAAAAGATATTCCTCAAGCCTTTGGCGATCAGCAAAAGGCACAATTTCAGGCAGCTTTAGAGTTTAATGCAGGCGGCGAAAACTGGGATGCCAAACTCCGGGTTAATGCCGAAAAAGATCGACAAATTGAGAATGATCAGGATGTGAATCTGGAAGGATCTTATCTAGCAGGGAAACTCTGGAATCAATGGCTGATTGCCGGCCAAATTCCGACCTATTGGGGTCCAGGACATGATGGCAGCTTGATTCGTGGCGATGCTAGCCGCCCAGTATATGGCTTTATGGCACAGCGTGCAGAACAAACAGCTTTTGAAACTAAATGGCTGTCCTGGATTGGACCGTGGCAATATCAGGCTTTTGCAGGCCAATTGGATGATTATACTGCCGTTCCAGATGCCAAACTTATTGGCCTTCGTGTAACAGCACAACCTTTATCTTACCTGGAGCTAGGTGCTTCTCGTGCGATTCAATGGGGTGGGGAAGGACGTCCTGAAAGCTTAAGTTCATTATGGGATGCTTTTGTCGGGAATAAAGATAACGGTGGTACGGGTGAACCTGACCCATCGAACCAGATCGCGGGTTTTGATGCACGCCTGAACCTGTTTCCTTTGACACAGGTACCTATGGGCTTCTATGGGCAATATGTAGGTGAAGATGAAGCGGGTGGTCTGCCTGCGAAGAAAATGTATCTGGCTGGAATAGACTATTCTTCGACTGTAAGAAATATGCCATATCAACTTTATACAGAATGGGCAGATACACGTACTAACGGCAAGGTGCGAGGTATTTCTTATAACCATACCAATTATACTGATGGTTTTTATCAGCATGGTTATCCGCTGGCACATGCTTTAGGTGGTGATGCACAGATGGTTTCAGTAGGTGGTGATATCCGTTTTGATCCGATGAACCGTTTATCTGGGCGGGTATTGTTTGCTGAAGTCAATCAGTCTGAGCGTGCAAGTGTAAATAATGCTGCTTTTGCTTTTGATGATGAAATTAAAGCACTAGATGTCACCTGGTCGCATTATATTCGTCCAGAAATGCCACTTAAAATTAATGCCTGGATAAGTGACTCAGATGTAAATGGTCAGGATGGCGGTGCCTCTATTGGAATTGAAATTCCATTAGAAAAAGGCTTGTTCAAATATTAA